The segment GCAAAAGATAGATATGGCTAAGGGTGGCTTAGAACCACTGGCTGAGAAATATGCAGTACTGCGTTTGGCGGAACTGATGACGACGAAATTAAAGGGAAGGCTAATGGAAGATTCTCAGGGGTCTATTTTTCAAGGGGCCGGGGAAATATTCCGCAGGGTCACCGGCGGTGATTACGATACTATTTTACCTCCGGAGGATTTAAAATCTCTCGATTTCCGGGCAGCAATGGCTAGGTCGGGCGAGCATCTGGGTGTAGGCGCTCTTAGCCGGGCAACAAGAGAACAGCTATTCCTAGCAGTACGGTTAAGTCGGATTCAGGAAATAAAGCCACCCCTGCCGGTTATTTTTGATGATTCCTTTGTTAATTTTGACCCTGTGCACTGCAGCAAGGTAGTGCGCATGATTGTTGAGTTGAGTAACACTCATCAAGTGTTTGTACTGACCTGCCACCCGCAGCTGATAGACAAACTGATGGTTGAGGCGGCAGCGCCCCAGTTTTGGGCATTAGAACAAGGTAGACTTTCAGGGCCGTATCATGATTCGGCGGCAATAAAATCGGCGCTGCAGTAATTGGTGCGCGTAGCATAGATTTGACTTTTTAAGGAGCATTCCTGTAATCAAAAAAAATGATCTTTGAAAAAAGAAGTACCTCCTGCTAATATACTAGGTGTCACCGGTCGATGACCCTTAATTCGCAAAGGAGGTACTCCAAAATGAAGTATAACCAAAATTTCAAGATTTCGCAAGTGACCGAAAACACCTTAGTGATTGGAGTGGACATTGCAAAGAGCAAGCACTATGCCAGAGCATTTGATTGGCGAGGGATAGAACTGAGCAAAGTCATTAGTTTTCGAGCAGACAGAAGAGGGTTTAGGCAGTTTAGAGAGTGGGCAGAAAAGATTGCCAGGGATGAGGGCAAAAACAAAATTATCGTGGGTATGGAACCCACAGGACATTACTGGTTCACCTTTGCAGCCGATGCAGATAGCAATCAGATGATGGTAGTGCAAGTAAACCCGTATCACGTTAAGCAGTCAAAAGAAATGGATGATAACACGCCCAGTAAAAACGACCGGAAAGACCCAAGAACCATAGCGATGCTGGTGAAAGATGGGAGATATCTGATACCATACTTTCCCAAAGGTCATTATGCAGAAATGAGAAAAGCCTATGAAATTAGGGAAAACCAATTGCAAAAGAAGTGGGCCATAAAGAACCGCGTACAAAGATGGCTTGACATTTACTTTCCCGAGTTTACCCAAGTATTTAAGAGTTGGGAAGGCAAGGCTGCATTGATGACACTAGAGAAATTCCCCACACCAACAGAGATAGTAGAACTTGGCGCAGAAAAGATACTAGCGGCCTGGAGAGAGAAAGTGAAACGCGCAGTAGGTATTAAAAAAGCAGAAGCACTTGTAAAGATGGCAGAAGAAACAGTAGGAATACAAGCTGGGCTAGAGATGGCAAAATACGAACTTGAGTGCATGCTTCAGGAATATCAGGCAATACGCAACATGTTGGAGATGACAGAACAGAAATTAGAGACATTAGCGTCCCTGATCCCTGGAATGGATAAAGTTTTGCAGATAAAAGGTGTAGGGGTCATAACCGCAGCCGGTTTCATTGCGGAGGCTGGTGATTTATCCCGTTTTAACCACCCAAAGCAAATCATAAAGCTTGCAGGACTTAACGTACGAGAAAACAGCTCCGGCAAGCATAAAGGCCAAAGTACAATTAGTAAGCGAGGCAGGAAGCGATTAAGGTCATTACTCTTCAGGGCAATACTGCCATTGGTCGCAAAGAATAAAGAGTTCAAAGAGATTCATAAGTACTACACAACAAGGCCCGTAAATCCACTGAGAAAGAAACAATCACTCATAGTATTATGCGGGAAATTGATTAGAGTAATCTATGCTTTGCTGACCCAAGGCGTAGAATACAGTCCCGAAAAACTACTTTCGGACATTAAAAGACCAAAAGTAATGACACAAGCAGCATAAAAGACTGCACCGCCAAGGAGAGTGTACCGCAGCCAAGAAAGCTTATCAAGGGCAAGGACTACGTCTCCGCTACGCGGACCCTTGACAACCTTTCATGGCAGCTGGTTAGGGTAGTTAAGCGGTGCGATGGATAAGTATAAACTATTCGTTTTCAATCTTATGATTAGGAAAGACATTGATAAAAGTGAGCCGGATAAGTCAGCAGAAATAATATCCATAGGGCATAGACCCAGCAAAGGAGCATGGCTGACGTCCACCTCATGGGCAGGCTGAACGAAGGAATTTAGGCTACGAGCCAGCGAGACATGGGAGGGTGCGCCCCCGTGAGAAACGTGGATTCCGATGGCCAAAATATGGAAAACAAGGACGTAGTGTAATAAGTGGCAACCCTTATATTCCATATATTTGAATATCTGTAATTTAGAGGCCTGCTTTGCGGAACAAGCTCATTTTTGAAAGAATGAATTTCTAAGAATGAGGGAGAAAAACGAAGAAATTTAAAGATTATAGAGGGAGGGATGGTTATCAAACTGACTGACGGCTTACAACTTATTTTTGGAGAGAATACCGGCGGTTTTCCGTATTCTAACTCATTGCTGATTACCGGAGAAACCCGGGCATTGGTAGATGCCGGTGCCGGGGTAAATATACTAAAGGATATAGCGGAGCAGGGAATTGAAACATTAATATTATCTCATTTTCATCCGGATCATGGCCGTGATGCTTATTTATTTAAGGATTCACAGCGCTGGGTACATATTGGCGATGCGCCGGCGGTTGCTGATAGGCGCAGGTATAAGGAATTTAGGAATTATCAATTGCCGGGCAACGAAGGTTTGATGGCAATTGAAGAGGCATCACCGTTGGGCAAATATCCACATTCGCCCGTAGCTAGGGCATTCACCGATGGTGAGGAGCTTGATTTTGGAAAAGGCGCTAGAGTAACAGTAGTGCATACCCCTGGCCATACTGCCGGACACTGCTGTTTCTATGAAGTTGACAGAGAGATACTCTACGCAGCAGATGTTGATGCCGGTCCTTTTGGACCGTGGTACGGCGATGAGGTTAGTGATATTGATGATTTTATCCATTCGGTGGATAAGATTATAGAATTAAGGCCCAAATTGCTGGTGCCCGGTCATGGCAAACCGGTAACAGAAAACATTATGGAGAAACTGACAAAGTATATCCGGGTTATTGACCGCCGTGAGGATGATATTATCCAGTTTCTTGCAGAAAAACCATCTAGTCTGGATGACCTGGTAGGACAGGGACTGATTTACCGGCGTATGCCTGCGCCCGGGGAAATTTTTCGGCTTTTTGAAAAGGGAATGCTGCAGAAGCACCTTCAGCGCTTACTCCGATTCAAAGAGGTAACTGTAGATGGGGATTTGTATTATACCTGCTGATAACAATTCAAAGTCTTAATGAGCTTCGGGTTCAAGCCTGGGGCTTATTTTTATTACGGTGGTAACCGGGGAAATCTATAGCTCGTTAAAGTTTATTTTGGTGTGGATCTGCACCGGTTATTGCTGAAACACACCGCTTA is part of the Metallumcola ferriviriculae genome and harbors:
- a CDS encoding IS110 family transposase, which gives rise to MKYNQNFKISQVTENTLVIGVDIAKSKHYARAFDWRGIELSKVISFRADRRGFRQFREWAEKIARDEGKNKIIVGMEPTGHYWFTFAADADSNQMMVVQVNPYHVKQSKEMDDNTPSKNDRKDPRTIAMLVKDGRYLIPYFPKGHYAEMRKAYEIRENQLQKKWAIKNRVQRWLDIYFPEFTQVFKSWEGKAALMTLEKFPTPTEIVELGAEKILAAWREKVKRAVGIKKAEALVKMAEETVGIQAGLEMAKYELECMLQEYQAIRNMLEMTEQKLETLASLIPGMDKVLQIKGVGVITAAGFIAEAGDLSRFNHPKQIIKLAGLNVRENSSGKHKGQSTISKRGRKRLRSLLFRAILPLVAKNKEFKEIHKYYTTRPVNPLRKKQSLIVLCGKLIRVIYALLTQGVEYSPEKLLSDIKRPKVMTQAA
- a CDS encoding MBL fold metallo-hydrolase, yielding MVIKLTDGLQLIFGENTGGFPYSNSLLITGETRALVDAGAGVNILKDIAEQGIETLILSHFHPDHGRDAYLFKDSQRWVHIGDAPAVADRRRYKEFRNYQLPGNEGLMAIEEASPLGKYPHSPVARAFTDGEELDFGKGARVTVVHTPGHTAGHCCFYEVDREILYAADVDAGPFGPWYGDEVSDIDDFIHSVDKIIELRPKLLVPGHGKPVTENIMEKLTKYIRVIDRREDDIIQFLAEKPSSLDDLVGQGLIYRRMPAPGEIFRLFEKGMLQKHLQRLLRFKEVTVDGDLYYTC